One Dioscorea cayenensis subsp. rotundata cultivar TDr96_F1 chromosome 15, TDr96_F1_v2_PseudoChromosome.rev07_lg8_w22 25.fasta, whole genome shotgun sequence genomic region harbors:
- the LOC120278164 gene encoding G-type lectin S-receptor-like serine/threonine-protein kinase At2g19130 — MKRLVLCNIIIAFILFISLKTTAAAGDSTIALGQAISGNQTLVSKGGHFELGFFHPGNSSNYYIGIWFKNIPTHDVVWVANRQNPISNPSISLLKLSNNGNLVLLNQSGSPVWSSNISTVSTSNSTFAELLDNGNLVIRNSSNPSTPIWQTFEHPSHAWMPGAPLGVNKQTGEFQTITSWKSSEDPSPGLFSLSLALDRSSQLVELYNSSLIYVSTGVWNGQFFSSLPDVFIEKFIYNFSFVENEEQKYAAFTLVDPSMITHTVMDPSGQVKQFSYLSDKKQWMLITSQPSALCDVYSACGAFGVCDRKSSPGRCSCFAGFEPVLKMDWDLGAWSSGCSRKTSFQCNDKSNKSTGDGFFEMKMVKMPSNPLKLTAVQSAEECEKACGRHCACTAYAFNGKCSIWNGHLENVEQLHDSDGGDDDDDDDDEFKAGSLFLRLATSDIPPSTNNVSPPILKSSNGHAATAVISSVVAAVLVISFAIVVGFLWFRRRRSASRMAKQVLGSLSSFTYSDLQRMTKNFSDILGKGGFGSVFKGALPDSTIIAVKKLEGSRQGEKQFRTEVSTLGSIHHVNLVRLRGFCCEANNRLLVYDYMPGGSLDSHLSRSTNVLGWKTRYQIILGVARGLDYLHEKCRECIIHCDIKPENILLDNELRPMVADFGMAKLIGHDFSRVLTTVRGTLGYMAPEWISGLPITVKVDVYSFGMMLFELISGERNNSPGDGRGYFPFRVASQLADGNVIDLLDKRLQGEVDEEELKRICGVACWCIQDSDADRPTMGQVVQILEGVLLVNMPPFPRFLQHLMDGHDSMYVNMSSI, encoded by the coding sequence ATGAAGCGCTTGGTGCTTTGCAATATCATTATCGCCTTCATTCTCTTCATCTCCCTTAAGACAACTGCAGCTGCCGGTGACAGCACCATCGCTTTAGGCCAGGCCATCTCTGGGAACCAGACGCTGGTTTCAAAGGGAGGCCACTTTGAGCTTGGCTTCTTCCATCCAGGTAACTCCAGTAACTACTACATAGGCATCTGGTTCAAAAACATCCCAACACATGACGTTGTTTGGGTGGCCAACCGGCAAAACCCAATCTCAAATCCTTCTATTTCACTTCTGAAACTTTCCAATAATGGTAACTTAGTCCTGCTCAACCAATCCGGATCCCCAGTTTGGTCATCCAATATTTCCACTGTATCCACCTCAAACTCCACCTTTGCAGAGCTCCTAGACAATGGTAATCTTGTCATAAGGAACAGCTCCAATCCCTCCACCCCAATCTGGCAAACTTTTGAGCACCCGAGTCACGCATGGATGCCTGGAGCCCcacttggagtgaacaaacaaaCTGGGGAGTTCCAGACTATCACTTCATGGAAGAGCTCAGAGGATCCATCTCCTGGCCTGTTTAGTTTAAGCCTTGCTCTTGATAGGTCCAGTCAGCTTGTTGAGTTATATAATAGCTCTCTGATTTATGTTTCCACTGGGGTATGGAATGGTCAGTTCTTCAGCTCACTTCCTGATGTGTTCATAGAGAAGTTTATATATAACTTCTCCTTTGTTGAAAATGAGGAGCAAAAATATGCAGCGTTTACCCTCGTCGATCCTTCAATGATAACTCACACAGTCATGGATCCTTCAGGGCAAGTGAAGCAGTTCTCATATCTCAGTGACAAAAAGCAATGGATGCTAATCACTAGTCAGCCATCTGCTTTGTGTGATGTTTACTCTGCCTGTGGGGCTTTCGGTGTATGTGACCGGAAAAGCTCTCCTGGCCGTTGCAGTTGTTTTGCTGGATTTGAACCGGTGCTGAAGATGGACTGGGATTTGGGAGCTTGGTCTTCTGGATGTTCCAGAAAAACCAGTTTCCAATGCAATGATAAGAGCAACAAAAGCACTGGAGATGGTTTTTTTGAGATGAAGATGGTGAAAATGCCTTCCAATCCACTAAAGTTGACTGCTGTTCAAAGTGCCGAGGAATGTGAAAAAGCTTGCGGAAGACACTGTGCCTGCACTGCTTATGCTTTTAATGGCAAATGCTCCATTTGGAATGGGCACCTTGAAAATGTGGAACAACTCCATGATAGcgatggtggtgatgatgatgatgatgatgatgatgagttcaAAGCAGGCTCTCTATTCCTCCGGCTTGCTACTTCTGATATTCCACCAAGTACCAATAATGTCTCACCACCCATTTTAAAGAGTTCAAATGGCCATGCAGCAACTGCAGTAATTTCCAGTGTTGTTGCTGCTGTGCTAGTGATTTCATTTGCAATAGTAGTGGGGTTTTTATGGTTCCGTAGACGAAGAAGTGCTAGTAGGATGGCAAAGCAAGTTCTTGGCTCTTTGAGCTCATTCACATACTCTGATCTCCAACGAATGACCAAAAACTTCTCAGATATACTAGGCAAAGGAGGGTTTGGCTCTGTTTTCAAAGGCGCACTTCCTGATTCTACCATCATAGCAGTGAAGAAACTTGAAGGTTCGAGACAAGGAGAGAAGCAGTTCAGGACAGAGGTCAGCACACTGGGCTCAATCCACCATGTCAACCTGGTTCGCCTCAGAGGCTTCTGCTGTGAAGCCAACAACAGACTTCTTGTCTATGACTACATGCCTGGAGGTTCACTGGATTCACATCTCTCCAGAAGTACAAACGTTTTGGGCTGGAAAACCAGATACCAAATAATCCTTGGGGTGGCCAGAGGTTTAGATTATCTTCATGAGAAATGCAGGGAGTGTATCATACATTGTGATATCAAACCAGAGAACATTCTTCTGGACAACGAGTTGAGACCCATGGTTGCTGATTTTGGCATGGCCAAGCTCATTGGCCATGATTTCAGTAGGGTCTTGACTACAGTGAGAGGCACCCTTGGCTACATGGCACCTGAATGGATTTCAGGACTTCCTATTACTGTGAAGGTGGATGTTTACAGCTTTGGCATGATGCTTTTTGAGCTGATTTCTGGTGAGAGGAACAATAGTCCAGGGGATGGAAGGGGTTATTTTCCTTTCAGAGTTGCAAGTCAACTTGCTGATGGTAATGTAATTGATTTGTTGGACAAGAGGCTGCAGGGTGAAGTTGATGAAGAGGAATTGAAGAGGATTTGTGGTGTTGCATGTTGGTGCATTCAAGACTCAGATGCTGACCGACCAACAATGGGTCAAGTAGTGCAAATCTTAGAGGGAGTTTTGCTCGTTAACATGCCTCCATTTCCAAGGTTTCTTCAGCATTTGATGGATGGTCATGATTCTATGTATGTAAATATGTCATCTATCTGA
- the LOC120276742 gene encoding frataxin, mitochondrial yields the protein MVAFAPSLWSSSFSKFFSSSGTSPVVDAQGPAAIDYQSILEENEFHQLADDTIHDLQEKFEEYGDSVQIDGFDIDYGNQVLTVKFGSLGTYVVNKQTPNRQIWLSSPVSGPSRFDWDAKTNSWVYRRTKANLIKVLENEVEELCGKPICLS from the exons ATGGTAGCGTTTGCTCCTTCTCTTTGGTCGTCGTCGTTCTCGAAGTTCTTCTCCTCCTCTGGAACCTCGCCGGTCGTTGATGCCCAAGGCCCCGCCGCTATAGATTATCA GTCTATTCTAGAAGAGAATGAGTTCCATCAGTTGGCAGATGATACAATACATGATTTGCAAGAAAAATTTGAG GAATACGGTGATTCTGTCCAGATTGATGGGTTTGACATAGATTATGGG AACCAAGTTTTGACAGTGAAGTTTGGAAGCCTGGGAACATATGTTGTAAACAAGCAAACACCAAACAGACAAATCTGGTTATCTTCACCAGTGAG TGGTCCTTCAAGGTTTGATTGGGATGCAAAAACTAATTCTTGGGTGTACAGAAGAACAAAAGCAAACTTAATTAAAGTTCTGGAGAATGAAGTGGAAGAGCTATGCGGGAAGCCAATCTGTCTTTCTTAA
- the LOC120277416 gene encoding LOW QUALITY PROTEIN: DEAD-box ATP-dependent RNA helicase 27-like (The sequence of the model RefSeq protein was modified relative to this genomic sequence to represent the inferred CDS: deleted 1 base in 1 codon) — translation MCPTAMESGKKKKTRSRKRKSNSSCQIEEEQPPKQQDEEQQQEEKEQHESEKDQKVSEDEEANGSGEDRDSTDVNGKEEPAAKKQKVTPRKVSSIMSSEPFTILPISELTMNAVKEMGFVNMTQIQAKAIPPLLEGKDVMGAARTGSGKTLAFLIPAVELLYNVKFSPRNGTGVIIICPTRELAIQTHAVAKDLLKHHSQSVGLVMGGAPRKTEAERLGKGVNLLVATPGRLLDHLQNTKGFIYKNLQCLMIDEADRILEQNFEDDMKQIFKRLPENRQTALFSATQTKEVEDFARLSFQKKPVYIDVDDGRSRVTVEGLQQGYCVIPSDKRFLVLYAFLKKHMSEKVMVFFSSCNSVKFHSELLKYIQIECFDIHGKQKQEKRTNTFFDFCKANKGILLCTDVAARGLDIPAVDWIVQYDPPDEPKEYIHRVGRTARGEGGKGQALLFLLPEELQFLTYLKAAKVPVKEYDYQKKKLLNLQPQLEKLVGENYYLNQSAKDAYRSYLLAYNSHSMKEIFNVHRLNLKEVAQSFCFNSPPKVNLNLESSVSKFRKKMRKVDGNRHGINASNPYGRKSGDTRQFHQILTVFVRKSLSSDLSIFNYIYMAIGW, via the exons ATGTGCCCCACTGCCATGGAATctggcaagaagaagaagacgaggTCAAGGAAGCGAAAGAGTAACTCAAGCTGTCAAATCGAAGAAGAGCAACCACCAAAACAACAAGACGAAGAGCAgcaacaagaagagaaagagcaGCACGAGTCTGAGAAGGACCAGAAGGTATCTGAAGATGAGGAGGCTAATGGAAGTGGAGAAGATCGTGATTCCACTGACGTTAATGGAAAGGAGGAGCCTGCTGCGAAGAAACAGAAGGTCACGCCCAGGAAGGTGTCTTCGATCATGTCCTCTGAGCCTTTCACGATTCTCCCTATCTCTGAGCTCACGATGAACGCTGTTAAGGAGATGGGTTTCGTCAACATGACTCAG ATCCAAGCTAAGGCTATTCCGCCTCTTTTGGAAGGTAAAGATGTTATGGGGGCTGCAAGGACTGGTTCTGGAAAGACACTTGCTTTCTTGATTCCTGCTGTGGAGTTGCTTTATAATGTCAAATTTTCTCCTCGTAACGGGACTGGAGTCATCATAATATGTCCAACCAGAGAGCTTGCTATACAA ACACATGCTGTGGCAAAAGACCTTCTCAAACACCACTCACAAAGTGTGGGATTGGTTATGGGTGGAGCACCTAGAAAAACAGAAGCAGAAAGACTTGGAAAGGGTGTGAATTTATTAGTAGCCACGCCTGGAAGACTTCTTGATCATCTTCAAAATACCAAGGGcttcatatataagaatttaCAG TGTCTTATGATTGATGAAGCTGATCGAATATTGGAGCAAAACTTTGAGGATGacatgaaacaaatatttaagcGCCTACCCGAG AATAGGCAAACGGCTCTCTTTTCTGCTACTCAGACCAAGGAG GTTGAGGACTTTGCACGGTTATCTTTCCAGAAAAAGCCAGTGTATATTGATGTTGACGACGGGAGGTCAAGG GTGACAGTTGAAGGGTTGCAACAAGGCTACTGTGTTATTCCGAGTGATAAAAGATTTCTTGTTTTATATGCTTTTCTGAAAAAACATATGTCAGAAAAGGTGATGGTGTTCTTTTCATCCTGCAATTCGGTCAAGTTCCACTCAGAACTTCTCAAATACATTCAGATTGAATGCTTTGATATACATGGAAAGCAAAAGCAGGAGAAACGGACTAACACATTCTTCGATTTCTGCAAAGCAAATAAAGGCATCCTACTTTGTACTGATGTTGCTGCTCGTGGACTTGATATACCTGCAGTG GATTGGATTGTGCAATATGATCCGCCTGATGAACCAAAG GAGTACATTCACAGGGTTGGTCGAACAGCCCGGGGTGAAGGTGGC AAGGGACAGGCATTGTTGTTCCTATTGCCTGAAGAATTGCAATTTCTTACTTATCTGAAG GCAGCGAAGGTGCCTGTGAAAGAATATGATTACCAGAAAAAGAAGCTGCTAAATCTGCAGCCCCAGCTG GAGAAGCTTGTTGGTGAAAACTACTATCTCAATCAGTCAGCTAAAGATGCATATCGGTCCTACTTGTTGGCATACAACTCACATTCTATGAAGGAAATTTTCAATGTGCACCGCCTTAATCTTAAG GAAGTGGCACAATCGTTCTGTTTTAACTCTCCTCCAAAAGTAAATTTGAATTTGGAAAGCAGCGTATCTAAATTTAGGAAGAAGATGCGGAAAGTGGATGGCAATCGACATGGTATCAATGCCAGCAACCCTTACGGAAGGAAAAGTGGCGATACAAGACAGTTTCACCAGATTCTAACAGTGTTCGTGCGGAAGAGTCTGTCATCAGATCTCTCTATTTTCAACTATATTTATATGGCAATTGGATGGTGA